A stretch of Microbacterium sp. LWH3-1.2 DNA encodes these proteins:
- a CDS encoding bifunctional dTDP-4-dehydrorhamnose 3,5-epimerase family protein/NAD(P)-dependent oxidoreductase, translating to MTEFGKTLSRTETTIPGLIVFDLPVHGDSRGWFKENWQREKMTELGLPDFGPVQNNVSFNDAAGTTRGIHAEPWDKWVSVATGRIFGAWVDLREGPSFGTVFTTELDPSRAIFVPRGVGNSYQTLEADTAYTYLVNDHWSPEAAYSFLNLADETAAIDWPIPLADVEISAKDLAHPRLAEVTPIPPKKILVVGANGQLGQALRAEYEGVPGVEFATRDELDISSPSLTSARRWRDYGAIINAAAYTAVDLAETPDGRRDAWAGNVSGVAALARIAAEHGIALVHVSSDYVFDGEREGEWTEEDVVAPLGVYGQTKAASDALVSTVPRHYIVRTSWVIGEGKNFVRTMTSLAERGIDPKVVDDQIGRLTFTSDLARGIRHLLESDAPTGIYNLTGTGVPTSWADVARAVFALAGHDPARVTGVSTAEYFAGAAGPVAPRPRNSVLDLSRIEATGFVPESAEESLRRYVTGGGA from the coding sequence ATGACGGAATTCGGCAAGACGCTCTCACGCACCGAGACCACCATCCCGGGCCTGATCGTCTTCGATCTGCCCGTGCACGGCGACTCGCGCGGCTGGTTCAAGGAGAACTGGCAGCGGGAGAAGATGACCGAGCTCGGCCTCCCCGACTTCGGACCGGTGCAGAATAACGTGTCGTTCAACGACGCGGCCGGTACCACGCGCGGCATCCATGCCGAGCCGTGGGACAAGTGGGTTTCGGTCGCGACGGGCCGGATCTTCGGAGCCTGGGTCGACCTGCGCGAAGGCCCCTCGTTTGGGACGGTGTTCACCACCGAGCTCGACCCCTCGCGCGCGATCTTCGTTCCGCGCGGCGTCGGTAATTCGTATCAGACCCTCGAAGCCGACACTGCTTACACCTACCTCGTCAACGACCACTGGTCTCCAGAGGCGGCGTACTCGTTCCTGAACTTGGCCGACGAGACCGCCGCCATCGACTGGCCCATTCCGCTGGCCGACGTGGAGATCTCGGCGAAGGATCTCGCCCACCCCCGCCTCGCGGAGGTCACCCCGATCCCCCCGAAGAAGATCCTCGTCGTCGGCGCGAATGGGCAGCTCGGTCAGGCGCTGCGCGCCGAGTACGAGGGCGTTCCCGGCGTTGAATTCGCGACGAGAGACGAACTCGACATCTCGTCTCCCTCACTGACATCCGCTCGCCGCTGGCGGGACTACGGCGCCATCATCAACGCCGCCGCCTACACCGCGGTCGACCTGGCGGAGACGCCCGATGGCCGTCGTGACGCATGGGCCGGCAACGTCTCCGGCGTCGCCGCGCTGGCGCGCATCGCCGCCGAACACGGAATCGCCCTCGTGCACGTCTCGAGCGACTACGTCTTCGACGGCGAGCGAGAAGGCGAGTGGACCGAGGAGGACGTGGTCGCCCCGCTCGGCGTGTATGGCCAGACCAAGGCCGCGTCCGACGCCCTCGTCTCGACCGTACCCCGTCACTACATCGTGCGCACGTCGTGGGTCATCGGCGAGGGTAAGAACTTCGTCCGAACGATGACCTCGCTGGCCGAGCGCGGCATCGACCCGAAGGTCGTCGACGACCAGATCGGGCGGCTGACCTTCACCTCCGACCTGGCGCGCGGCATCCGCCATCTGCTGGAATCCGACGCGCCCACCGGCATCTACAACCTCACGGGCACCGGCGTCCCGACCTCGTGGGCGGACGTCGCTCGGGCGGTCTTCGCGCTGGCCGGGCATGATCCTGCCCGCGTCACAGGCGTGTCGACCGCGGAGTACTTTGCGGGCGCAGCAGGGCCGGTCGCCCCGAGGCCGCGAAACAGCGTCCTCGATCTCAGCAGGATCGAGGCGACGGGATTCGTTCCCGAATCAGCGGAGGAATCGCTCCGACGGTATGTGACCGGGGGCGGCGCTTGA
- the rfbB gene encoding dTDP-glucose 4,6-dehydratase, whose product MRRLLVTGGAGFIGSNFVHHVLEHTDHHVTVLDKLTYAGNLASLQGLPPDRFTFVQGDIADAALVDELFGRVDAVVHYAAESHNDNSLHDPRPFLDTNIIGTYTLLEAARRHDRRFHHISTDEVYGDLELDDPARFTEQTPYNPSSPYSSTKAGSDLLARAWVRSFGVQATISNCSNNYGPYQHVEKFIPRQITNVLRGIRPKLYGAGENVRDWIHADDHSSAVLTILDKGVIGETYLIGADGEKTNKDVVELILSLMGQPKDAYDHVTDRAGHDLRYAIDSTKLRTELGWQPAYGDFESGLAATIEWYRDNGEWWAPTKDGVEAFYASKGQ is encoded by the coding sequence ATGCGCAGACTCCTGGTCACTGGCGGTGCCGGTTTCATCGGTTCGAACTTCGTCCACCACGTCCTTGAGCACACCGATCACCACGTCACCGTGCTGGACAAGCTGACCTACGCCGGAAACCTTGCGTCGCTGCAGGGGCTGCCTCCCGACCGGTTCACCTTCGTGCAGGGCGACATCGCCGACGCGGCGCTGGTGGACGAGCTGTTCGGCCGAGTCGACGCGGTCGTGCACTACGCGGCCGAGTCGCACAACGACAACTCGCTGCACGATCCGCGGCCGTTCCTGGACACCAACATCATCGGCACGTACACGCTGCTGGAAGCTGCCCGCCGCCACGACCGCCGCTTCCATCACATCTCCACCGACGAGGTCTACGGCGACCTGGAGTTGGACGACCCCGCACGGTTCACCGAGCAGACCCCCTACAACCCCTCCTCCCCCTATTCCTCGACGAAGGCCGGCAGCGACCTTCTGGCACGCGCCTGGGTGCGGTCGTTCGGGGTCCAGGCGACCATCAGCAACTGCTCCAACAACTACGGCCCGTACCAGCACGTGGAGAAGTTCATCCCACGGCAGATCACGAACGTGCTGCGCGGCATCCGTCCCAAGCTCTATGGCGCCGGCGAGAACGTGCGCGACTGGATCCACGCCGACGACCACTCGTCCGCGGTGCTCACCATCCTCGACAAGGGCGTTATCGGCGAGACGTACCTCATCGGCGCCGACGGCGAGAAGACCAACAAAGACGTCGTCGAGCTGATCCTCAGCCTCATGGGGCAGCCGAAAGACGCCTACGACCACGTCACCGACCGTGCCGGCCATGACCTTCGCTACGCGATCGACTCCACGAAGCTGCGCACCGAGCTCGGGTGGCAGCCCGCCTACGGCGACTTCGAGTCCGGGCTGGCGGCGACCATCGAGTGGTACCGCGACAACGGGGAGTGGTGGGCGCCCACCAAGGACGGCGTCGAGGCGTTCTACGCGTCGAAGGGCCAGTAA
- the rfbA gene encoding glucose-1-phosphate thymidylyltransferase RfbA, translating to MRGIILAGGTGSRLHPITLGISKQLVPVYDKPMIYYPLSTLILAGIREILIITTPQDSDQFQRLLGDGTRFGVSLTYKTQPSPDGLAQAFILGEEHIGSDSAALVLGDNIFYGQGMGSRLRQYNDLTGGVVFGYWVDDATAYGVVEFDGDGSVVSLEEKPSQPKSNYAVPGLYFYDNDVVEIAKQLKPSPRGELEITDVNKAYLERGDLRVELLPRGTAWLDTGTFDSLSEATDFIRTVEKRQGLSIGCPEEVAWRMGFLTDDELRARAEPLVKSGYGRYLLTALQQGQS from the coding sequence ATGCGTGGAATCATCTTGGCGGGCGGCACGGGCTCGCGTCTTCACCCGATCACCCTCGGAATCTCCAAGCAGCTCGTGCCCGTGTACGACAAGCCGATGATCTACTACCCGCTCTCCACGCTGATCCTCGCGGGGATCCGCGAGATCCTCATCATCACCACTCCGCAGGATTCGGACCAGTTCCAGAGGCTGCTCGGCGACGGCACTCGCTTCGGGGTCTCGCTGACGTACAAGACCCAGCCTTCTCCCGACGGGCTCGCGCAGGCGTTCATCCTCGGGGAGGAGCACATCGGCTCAGACTCCGCCGCCCTCGTCCTCGGCGACAACATCTTCTATGGCCAGGGCATGGGGAGCCGCCTGCGTCAGTACAACGACCTGACCGGCGGCGTGGTGTTCGGTTACTGGGTCGACGACGCGACCGCCTACGGGGTAGTGGAGTTCGACGGTGACGGCAGTGTCGTGTCTCTCGAGGAGAAGCCGTCGCAGCCGAAGAGCAACTACGCTGTCCCCGGTCTTTACTTCTACGACAACGACGTCGTCGAGATCGCGAAGCAGCTCAAGCCGTCGCCACGGGGCGAGCTGGAGATCACAGACGTCAACAAGGCCTACCTCGAGCGCGGCGACCTCCGCGTCGAGCTGCTTCCGCGTGGCACGGCCTGGCTCGACACGGGCACCTTCGACTCGCTGAGTGAGGCGACCGACTTCATCCGCACGGTCGAGAAGCGTCAAGGGCTGTCGATCGGGTGCCCCGAAGAAGTCGCGTGGCGCATGGGCTTCCTCACCGACGACGAGCTCCGCGCCCGCGCAGAACCGCTCGTGAAGAGCGGGTACGGGCGGTACCTTCTCACGGCGCTCCAGCAAGGTCAGAGCTGA
- a CDS encoding rhamnan synthesis F family protein, with the protein MASVTDALISSGQKGAPVRRVVVYALSRAAGGVDEYVHQALSGLRPHASRLVAIVPKDTAEADRARLAHTADRVLESTFDGFDPAVYPWAIDADGIADRADEIVLTGDSWFGPIGGFDSVLERMSKGVETAWAMIENAQGEPEAFPDEGFPAPNDAWLWTVVPGSAVRSVEWVDFWNPGRRDVPRERTERGFVAHLRSRGVTVDYAFPAADFPSGDPGLFTPLLLLDAGCPLIRRDVFTRYPPFLERFAIVGREIIASLRERGFPVDVLLANLSRTVPAKALNTVGGMLEVLPGLGTAYDPERPFRIAAVVHVSDLEGVDEILERLRHLPSPYDLFLTTTDGKRATLLQRIVEQSGAGPASFDVRVTPANRGRDMSDFFVGCRDVLLDDSYDLVVKVHSRRARQKTVNLRRYFRRYQLENLLDSRGHVEDLLALFQAEPGLGFVFPPMMHIGYSAMGSAWGGYRDDARELCAKLGIHVPLDVISPLAPFGAMWIGRPEALRMLTRHRWRYGDYRSRNPQRYRALARVQERLIATAGAELGYHTRTVLTPEHAAISHTALESKADELFAMTRGWPVEQIRLMHRAGFTGHGGVVALSRMYVRLNHPRAAAVLMPLYELAFRSFVAIRVVRSGARGLVAMLRGRPTEGTV; encoded by the coding sequence ATGGCTTCTGTGACGGACGCTCTCATCTCTTCCGGTCAGAAGGGCGCACCGGTACGGCGCGTGGTCGTCTACGCGCTCTCGCGAGCGGCCGGCGGGGTGGACGAGTACGTGCATCAGGCGCTCAGCGGACTGCGACCACACGCGAGCCGGCTCGTCGCGATCGTGCCCAAGGACACCGCGGAGGCTGATCGCGCACGATTGGCCCACACTGCGGACCGTGTATTGGAGTCCACGTTCGACGGGTTCGACCCTGCTGTCTATCCCTGGGCGATCGACGCCGACGGCATCGCCGACAGGGCTGACGAGATCGTGCTCACCGGGGATTCCTGGTTCGGGCCCATCGGCGGCTTCGACTCAGTGCTGGAGCGGATGTCCAAGGGTGTCGAGACGGCTTGGGCGATGATCGAGAACGCCCAGGGCGAACCGGAGGCCTTTCCCGACGAGGGCTTCCCCGCACCAAACGACGCCTGGCTGTGGACGGTCGTCCCCGGCAGCGCCGTGCGCTCCGTCGAGTGGGTCGACTTCTGGAATCCCGGCCGCCGCGATGTGCCCCGTGAGCGCACCGAGCGTGGCTTCGTCGCGCACCTGAGGTCGCGCGGTGTCACCGTCGATTACGCGTTCCCCGCCGCCGATTTCCCCAGCGGCGACCCCGGGCTCTTCACACCGCTGCTGCTGCTCGACGCGGGCTGTCCGCTGATCCGGCGCGACGTCTTCACCCGGTATCCGCCGTTCCTGGAGAGGTTCGCGATCGTGGGTCGCGAGATCATCGCTTCCCTTCGCGAGCGGGGCTTCCCGGTCGATGTGCTTCTGGCGAACCTCAGCCGCACGGTCCCCGCCAAAGCGCTGAACACGGTGGGAGGCATGCTCGAGGTTCTTCCCGGTCTCGGCACCGCCTACGATCCCGAGCGTCCGTTCCGGATCGCCGCGGTGGTGCACGTGTCGGACCTGGAGGGCGTCGACGAGATCCTCGAACGGCTGCGCCACCTCCCGAGCCCGTACGACCTGTTCCTCACGACGACCGACGGCAAGCGAGCGACGCTGCTTCAGCGGATCGTGGAGCAGTCCGGCGCGGGCCCTGCGTCGTTCGACGTGCGTGTCACCCCCGCGAATCGCGGGCGCGACATGAGCGACTTCTTCGTGGGCTGCCGCGACGTGCTCCTCGACGACTCGTACGATCTCGTGGTGAAGGTCCACTCCCGGCGTGCGCGCCAGAAGACCGTCAACCTCCGTCGCTATTTCCGTCGCTACCAGCTGGAGAACCTGCTCGATAGTCGCGGCCACGTGGAGGACCTTCTCGCTCTCTTCCAGGCGGAGCCGGGCCTCGGCTTCGTCTTCCCGCCCATGATGCACATTGGTTACAGCGCGATGGGAAGCGCGTGGGGAGGCTACCGGGATGACGCAAGGGAACTGTGCGCGAAGCTCGGGATCCACGTGCCGCTCGACGTCATCTCCCCACTCGCGCCCTTCGGCGCGATGTGGATCGGACGACCGGAGGCCCTCCGCATGCTTACGCGACATCGTTGGCGCTACGGCGACTACCGGTCGCGCAACCCACAGCGCTACCGTGCGCTGGCTCGCGTCCAGGAGCGCCTGATCGCGACCGCGGGAGCGGAGCTCGGCTATCACACGCGGACCGTCCTCACGCCGGAGCACGCGGCGATCAGCCACACGGCGCTGGAGTCGAAAGCCGATGAGCTCTTCGCGATGACGCGCGGTTGGCCCGTCGAGCAGATCCGTCTCATGCACCGCGCCGGGTTCACGGGCCACGGCGGTGTCGTCGCACTGTCCCGTATGTACGTCCGCCTTAACCACCCGCGAGCGGCCGCGGTACTGATGCCCCTGTACGAACTCGCGTTCCGGTCGTTCGTGGCGATTCGAGTCGTGCGAAGCGGCGCTCGCGGCTTGGTGGCTATGCTCCGGGGTCGTCCGACGGAGGGCACGGTATGA
- a CDS encoding rhamnan synthesis F family protein, whose translation MKSAELVTFPARPAESFPADGRRLLIYVVYDPRGDVEEYISFALRHLREHCERIVTVVNGALTDLGRGRLEAVADDVIVRPNEGYDIWGYKCGLDAVGESIAEFDEVVIANDTWFGPIQPFGPLFERMDGRPLHFWGMTDHVRVEPHPFTNSGYLPYHLQSYWVAVRRGMFLSEEWRAYWRDLPEMNSYSDAVVKHEGVFTEHFTDLGFVGEVAYPTLTDKVENHAVLYAEQLLEAGCPTLKRRPFFQWASYLDHLAVVGRWTLDTVERLGYPLDLIYSDLARNVAPRTLNADAAMLEVLPEIDTGYDPDAPMRTVVVAHIFYPEMTDEILDRADTLPGGYDLVVTTPDAQRAAGIRTAIQSRPPRGSVDVRVVESNSGRDQSAFLIGCRDILLGDDYDIVVKLHSKKTPQGDYNVGRLFKQQQFSNLLNSEGYTANVLGLFQREQGLGLVFPPMVHIGYPTLGHAWWANKPGFERLRSELGVRVPVDEGSPLAPYGSMFIARPKALRRLVDHDWTYDAFEGAYDDGGLAHILERMPAYAAGEEGFHTRTIATAEYLASSYTALDYDFDQFSSTLPDTTMQQIQLLRELGPLEYGTLRDLLRVYVRSHRPHQQAKLERLLAYSDRVRGRLRRLRRRSR comes from the coding sequence ATGAAATCCGCCGAACTCGTCACATTCCCCGCGCGCCCCGCGGAGTCTTTTCCGGCGGACGGACGCCGACTGCTCATTTACGTCGTTTACGACCCCCGCGGCGATGTCGAGGAGTACATCTCCTTTGCGCTACGACACCTTCGCGAGCACTGCGAGAGGATTGTCACAGTTGTCAACGGCGCGCTGACCGATCTGGGGCGCGGCCGGCTCGAGGCCGTCGCGGACGACGTCATCGTGCGGCCTAACGAGGGGTACGACATCTGGGGCTATAAGTGCGGCCTCGACGCGGTGGGTGAGAGCATCGCCGAGTTTGACGAGGTGGTCATCGCCAACGACACCTGGTTCGGCCCCATCCAGCCGTTCGGACCCCTGTTCGAGCGAATGGACGGGAGACCCCTGCATTTCTGGGGGATGACGGATCATGTGCGTGTCGAGCCGCACCCGTTCACGAACTCGGGATACCTTCCGTACCATCTCCAGTCCTATTGGGTGGCGGTCCGGCGCGGCATGTTCCTGTCGGAGGAGTGGCGCGCATACTGGCGGGACCTGCCGGAGATGAACAGTTATTCCGACGCCGTCGTCAAGCACGAGGGCGTCTTCACCGAGCACTTCACGGATCTGGGATTCGTGGGCGAAGTCGCGTACCCGACGCTGACCGACAAAGTCGAGAATCACGCCGTGCTGTACGCGGAGCAGCTGCTGGAAGCCGGATGTCCCACGCTGAAGCGGCGCCCTTTCTTCCAGTGGGCGTCGTACCTCGACCATCTCGCGGTTGTCGGCCGCTGGACGCTCGACACGGTTGAGCGTCTGGGCTACCCGCTCGATCTGATTTACTCCGATCTGGCGCGCAACGTCGCCCCGCGCACGCTGAATGCTGACGCGGCGATGCTCGAGGTGCTGCCTGAGATCGATACGGGCTACGACCCGGACGCCCCGATGCGCACTGTCGTCGTCGCGCACATCTTCTACCCGGAGATGACCGACGAGATCCTCGACCGCGCCGACACCCTGCCCGGCGGGTACGACCTCGTCGTAACGACGCCCGACGCGCAGCGCGCCGCCGGGATTCGGACGGCGATCCAGTCGCGCCCGCCGCGGGGTTCCGTCGACGTCCGGGTCGTCGAATCAAACAGCGGCCGCGATCAGTCCGCCTTCCTGATCGGATGCCGCGACATCCTGCTCGGTGACGATTACGACATCGTCGTGAAGCTGCACTCAAAGAAGACGCCGCAGGGCGACTACAACGTCGGTCGGCTGTTCAAGCAGCAGCAGTTCTCGAACCTTCTGAACAGCGAGGGCTACACTGCGAACGTCCTCGGCCTGTTCCAGCGGGAGCAAGGACTCGGCCTTGTCTTCCCGCCGATGGTGCATATCGGCTACCCCACGCTGGGGCATGCATGGTGGGCGAACAAGCCGGGATTCGAGCGGCTGCGCTCAGAGCTCGGAGTCCGGGTGCCCGTTGACGAAGGGTCGCCGCTCGCACCATATGGATCGATGTTCATTGCGCGGCCCAAGGCGCTCCGACGGCTCGTCGATCACGACTGGACCTATGATGCGTTCGAGGGCGCATACGACGACGGCGGGCTGGCGCACATCCTCGAGCGGATGCCCGCGTATGCGGCGGGGGAGGAGGGGTTCCACACCCGCACCATCGCGACGGCCGAGTATCTCGCTTCCAGCTACACCGCACTGGATTACGACTTCGATCAGTTCTCCAGCACGCTGCCGGACACGACGATGCAGCAGATCCAGTTGCTGCGCGAACTGGGGCCACTCGAATACGGCACGCTGAGAGACCTGTTGCGGGTCTACGTGCGGTCGCATCGCCCGCATCAGCAGGCGAAGCTCGAAAGGCTGCTCGCCTACTCGGACCGCGTGCGCGGTCGCCTGCGCCGTCTGCGCCGACGCTCTCGGTGA
- a CDS encoding ABC transporter permease, protein MPDVTPVAEARFAKLSVTPMRSVGAVGGIGPRNVWATIRDVIAHREMLDLLVRRDLKAKYKDSALGFLWALARPLVQLAIYFVVLGHFLGAARGIPDFAVYVFTGLTAMGLFQEIAVGGTGSILANAGLVKKVYMPRELFPLASTGSGLFNFGVQLIVLLLATILVGAPPLHTDILYAIPSLGVLLVYGLAFALFFSAVNVYLRDVQYLVEVATMLLFWMSPVVYSWQMVSTIITNPVALEIYTNNPLTLAILGFQRAFWVAGDELPQPSHLLLRLVIALLIGLVLLFISHRVFLRLQGDFAQEL, encoded by the coding sequence ATGCCCGATGTCACTCCCGTCGCTGAAGCGCGCTTCGCGAAGCTCTCGGTGACGCCGATGCGCAGCGTCGGCGCCGTAGGAGGGATCGGGCCTCGCAACGTCTGGGCGACGATCCGCGACGTGATCGCTCACCGCGAGATGCTCGATCTGCTCGTGCGGCGCGACCTCAAGGCGAAGTACAAGGACTCGGCATTGGGCTTCCTCTGGGCGCTAGCCCGCCCGCTCGTCCAACTTGCCATCTACTTCGTCGTCCTCGGACACTTCCTCGGCGCCGCCCGCGGCATTCCGGACTTCGCCGTCTACGTCTTCACCGGGCTCACGGCGATGGGTCTGTTCCAGGAGATCGCCGTGGGAGGCACGGGATCGATCCTCGCCAACGCGGGGCTTGTGAAGAAGGTCTACATGCCGCGCGAGCTGTTTCCGCTCGCCAGCACTGGATCGGGGCTGTTCAACTTCGGGGTCCAGTTGATCGTGCTGCTCCTGGCCACGATCCTCGTGGGTGCTCCGCCTCTTCACACAGATATCCTCTATGCGATCCCGTCGCTCGGGGTCCTCCTCGTGTACGGACTCGCGTTCGCGCTCTTCTTCTCGGCGGTGAACGTCTACCTGCGCGACGTGCAGTATCTGGTCGAAGTCGCGACCATGCTCCTCTTCTGGATGTCGCCGGTGGTGTATTCCTGGCAGATGGTGAGCACCATCATCACCAATCCAGTCGCACTCGAGATCTACACGAACAACCCCCTCACGCTGGCGATCCTCGGTTTCCAGCGCGCGTTCTGGGTGGCCGGTGACGAGCTCCCGCAGCCCAGCCACCTCCTGCTGCGACTGGTGATCGCATTGCTCATTGGCCTCGTGCTCCTCTTCATCAGCCACCGCGTCTTCCTGCGACTGCAGGGCGACTTTGCACAGGAACTGTGA
- a CDS encoding ABC transporter ATP-binding protein, producing the protein MKERVVTLGRGGRRHKQDFWALSDVTLDIRAGSTIGLIGHNGSGKSTLLKVIGGIIQPTSGTVQQRGRIAALLELGAGFHPDLTGRENVYLNASVLGLTNEETKAQFDAILEFSGIGQFIDTQIKFYSSGMYVRLAFAIAVHTDPDILLVDEVLAVGDEQFQKKCLDKIKQFQAEGRTIIIVSHALDQIESLCDRVIVMNRGQMVFDGVPVTAIERFREFLEDNAVGQARPTEIAAAMQIERIEVLDAGARPCEEFAVGEPLMVRLHVSSVRPVERWAIGFSIDTAHGQMALASNTDLLHVSLPPIVNSTSVDIVVDDARFGPGSYFINANVSGLSIDASHSLMQGAEFTVAGAVPIIGPVAASVRISEEPASR; encoded by the coding sequence TTGAAGGAGCGCGTCGTCACGCTCGGCCGCGGCGGCCGCCGGCACAAGCAGGACTTCTGGGCGCTCAGCGACGTCACGCTCGACATCCGCGCGGGGAGCACGATTGGACTGATCGGCCACAACGGGTCCGGCAAGAGCACCCTGCTCAAAGTGATCGGGGGCATTATCCAGCCGACCTCGGGCACCGTCCAGCAACGTGGCAGGATCGCCGCACTCCTCGAGCTCGGTGCGGGGTTTCACCCGGATCTCACCGGACGCGAGAACGTCTACCTGAACGCTTCCGTGCTGGGCCTCACAAATGAGGAGACGAAGGCGCAATTCGACGCAATCCTCGAGTTCTCGGGCATCGGGCAGTTCATCGACACTCAGATCAAGTTCTACTCGTCGGGCATGTACGTGCGTCTCGCGTTCGCCATCGCGGTCCACACCGATCCCGACATCCTGCTGGTCGACGAGGTTCTGGCCGTTGGTGACGAGCAGTTCCAGAAGAAGTGCCTCGACAAAATCAAGCAGTTCCAGGCGGAGGGGCGCACGATCATCATCGTCAGCCACGCGTTGGATCAGATCGAGTCGCTTTGCGATCGCGTCATCGTGATGAACCGCGGCCAGATGGTCTTCGACGGTGTGCCGGTTACCGCGATCGAGCGATTCCGGGAATTCCTCGAGGACAACGCCGTGGGTCAGGCGCGGCCGACCGAGATCGCGGCCGCCATGCAGATCGAGCGGATTGAGGTGCTGGACGCGGGCGCACGGCCCTGCGAGGAGTTCGCCGTCGGTGAGCCGCTCATGGTCCGTCTGCACGTATCCTCGGTCAGACCCGTGGAGCGCTGGGCGATCGGTTTCAGCATCGATACCGCCCACGGTCAGATGGCCCTCGCGTCTAACACGGATCTGTTGCATGTCTCGCTGCCGCCGATCGTGAACTCGACGTCCGTCGACATTGTCGTAGATGATGCGCGCTTCGGCCCCGGCTCGTACTTCATCAACGCCAACGTTTCGGGACTCAGCATCGATGCGTCCCACTCGCTCATGCAGGGTGCGGAGTTCACGGTCGCCGGAGCGGTGCCCATCATCGGTCCTGTGGCGGCATCGGTGCGGATCTCAGAGGAGCCGGCGTCGCGATGA